A section of the Neorhizobium galegae bv. orientalis str. HAMBI 540 genome encodes:
- a CDS encoding NIPSNAP family protein, with product MIYELRIYDCLPGRLPALLNRFAEHTLAIWDKHGIKQAGFFTTIVGESSQRLTYLIAWESLGDREVKWKAFTTDPAWLKARDESERDGQILSNISNQLLSPTAFSAVK from the coding sequence GTGATCTACGAGCTCAGAATTTACGACTGCCTGCCCGGCCGATTGCCCGCGCTGCTCAACCGCTTTGCCGAACATACGCTGGCAATATGGGACAAGCACGGCATCAAGCAGGCGGGTTTCTTCACCACAATCGTAGGCGAAAGCAGCCAGCGTCTCACCTATCTCATCGCCTGGGAATCGCTAGGCGATCGCGAGGTGAAATGGAAAGCTTTCACCACTGATCCTGCATGGCTTAAGGCCCGCGACGAGTCAGAGCGCGACGGGCAAATCCTCTCCAATATCTCTAACCAGCTGTTGTCACCGACCGCCTTTTCGGCAGTAAAGTAA
- a CDS encoding carboxymuconolactone decarboxylase family protein, which translates to MTHQSPNAGESRLERGKRALAEIDGAAGHNVIAALEDIAPDFANYVFEFPFGDIYSRPGLDLRAREIATIAALTAMGTATPQLKVHIEAGLNVGLTKEEIIETIMQMAVYAGFPAALNGLFAAKEVFAARFPSHGEEE; encoded by the coding sequence ATGACGCACCAATCCCCGAACGCCGGCGAAAGCCGGCTGGAACGCGGCAAGCGGGCGCTCGCTGAAATCGACGGCGCGGCCGGCCACAATGTCATCGCCGCTCTGGAGGACATCGCTCCCGATTTCGCAAACTACGTGTTCGAGTTTCCATTTGGCGACATCTACAGCCGCCCTGGCCTCGATCTGCGCGCCCGCGAGATCGCCACTATCGCGGCGCTGACTGCGATGGGAACCGCTACTCCGCAACTGAAGGTTCATATAGAAGCGGGCCTGAATGTCGGTCTAACCAAGGAGGAAATTATCGAGACCATAATGCAAATGGCCGTTTACGCCGGTTTTCCTGCGGCGCTTAATGGCTTGTTCGCAGCCAAGGAAGTCTTTGCTGCCCGGTTCCCCTCCCATGGTGAGGAGGAATAA
- a CDS encoding MerR family transcriptional regulator produces MKIGELAKRSGLSAYTIRYYERIGLLPHADRDQSGQRDYDASILIWIEFLDRLKTTRMPIREMLHYAALRERGVATESARSALLEQHRERVRAQVAELQSCLLVLDTKIAGYAGKEQRKNDHDAPIPERRRKPAGTRQAGAR; encoded by the coding sequence ATGAAGATTGGCGAACTGGCAAAGCGTTCGGGACTGTCAGCCTACACCATCCGTTATTATGAGCGGATCGGATTGCTTCCCCATGCCGACAGAGATCAATCGGGCCAACGTGATTACGACGCATCAATCCTGATCTGGATAGAATTTCTCGATCGTCTCAAAACGACTAGGATGCCTATTCGGGAAATGCTGCACTACGCAGCTCTACGGGAGCGCGGCGTCGCCACGGAATCGGCGCGCAGCGCGTTGCTTGAACAGCACCGTGAGCGTGTCCGCGCCCAGGTGGCAGAATTGCAATCCTGCCTTCTCGTCCTCGACACCAAGATTGCCGGATATGCCGGCAAGGAACAGAGGAAAAATGACCATGACGCACCAATCCCCGAACGCCGGCGAAAGCCGGCTGGAACGCGGCAAGCGGGCGCTCGCTGA
- a CDS encoding putative monovalent cation/H+ antiporter subunit A, translated as MAANAPALTFFALFLPFIAAVLAPVLTRLLGDRAAWVLALAPALAFAHFCTFLPEIAAGEVVTGGYAWAPSFNLSFSWFLDGLSLTFALLITGIGTLIVLYSGGYMKGHEGQGRFMAFILAFMGAMLGLVVSDSFLMLFVYWELTSITSFLLIGFDHEREAARRAALQALVITGGGGLCLLAGLVFLWNITGVTQLSLLVHLGDGLRQSPFYLATLLLVLAGAFTKSAQFPFHFWLPNAMEAPTPVSAYLHSATMVKAGVYLLMRLNPVMGQTPAWVILLPFFGGITLIAGTFLAVRQTDLKLMLAYTTMASLGLLVMLTGFGSAHAVEAAVLYLVAHSLFKGALFMVTGTVDHEAGSRDVTKLGGLRAAMPVTFGAALLAALSMGGLPLFFGFLAKEEIYAALAAGNPRAVFFTGLAVIGNALMFAIAFAVALKPFLGPDVETPKHAHEGPVTLWLGPVVLSVLGLAAALFSGVAHRYISSPMASAITAQKIVIDISTMPHLGVPLLLSVVTVILGALAFWRLTDLRAFMVRAVESLGPGPDRGFDHFVSGLVRLSGVVTRLVQPGRLEIYITATFILLAVTLLVPPFVFGELPAMPRWPEQLLVQEAAFFAIAVIGLVAVLRAKDRLTAIVSLGIQGFAVAVIFLLFGAPDLSFTQFMVETLSVVILALVMTRLRLSPRDHRPLGQSLFDGTIAVACGLGFTLLLLKSTEAPFDTLLTDFFNAYSKTVAHGANVVNVIIVDFRGTDTLGEIAVVMVTGLAVLALIRVRAGKKVADDKMETRR; from the coding sequence ATGGCTGCCAATGCGCCGGCGTTGACGTTCTTCGCGTTGTTCCTTCCCTTCATCGCCGCAGTTCTGGCACCGGTCCTCACCCGTCTTCTGGGCGACAGGGCCGCCTGGGTTCTGGCGCTGGCCCCGGCGCTCGCATTTGCGCATTTCTGCACCTTCCTGCCCGAAATCGCCGCCGGCGAAGTGGTGACCGGGGGCTATGCCTGGGCGCCGAGCTTCAACCTCTCCTTCTCCTGGTTCCTCGACGGCCTGTCGCTCACCTTCGCGCTTCTCATCACCGGCATCGGCACCCTGATCGTCCTTTATTCCGGCGGCTACATGAAGGGTCATGAGGGGCAGGGGCGCTTCATGGCCTTCATCCTCGCCTTCATGGGCGCCATGCTCGGCCTCGTCGTCTCCGACAGCTTTCTGATGCTGTTCGTCTATTGGGAACTGACCTCGATCACCTCCTTCCTGCTGATCGGCTTCGATCACGAAAGGGAGGCGGCGCGGCGAGCGGCACTTCAGGCGCTGGTGATCACCGGCGGCGGCGGGCTCTGCCTGCTCGCCGGCCTGGTCTTCCTCTGGAACATCACCGGCGTCACCCAGCTTTCGCTGCTCGTGCATCTCGGCGACGGGCTGCGCCAGAGCCCGTTCTATCTCGCAACCCTGCTGCTGGTGCTCGCCGGCGCCTTCACCAAGTCGGCGCAGTTTCCGTTCCATTTCTGGCTGCCCAACGCCATGGAAGCGCCGACGCCGGTCTCGGCCTATCTGCATTCGGCAACCATGGTGAAGGCCGGCGTCTACCTGCTGATGCGGCTGAACCCGGTCATGGGGCAAACACCCGCCTGGGTCATCCTGCTGCCCTTCTTCGGCGGCATTACCCTCATTGCCGGCACGTTTCTCGCCGTCCGCCAGACGGACCTGAAGCTGATGCTTGCCTATACGACCATGGCCTCGCTCGGTCTCTTGGTCATGCTGACCGGTTTCGGTTCGGCCCATGCGGTCGAGGCGGCGGTGCTTTATCTCGTCGCCCATTCGCTGTTCAAGGGCGCGCTGTTCATGGTCACCGGCACGGTGGATCATGAGGCCGGCAGCCGCGATGTCACGAAGCTCGGGGGCCTGCGGGCAGCCATGCCGGTCACCTTCGGCGCAGCGCTGCTGGCGGCGCTCTCCATGGGCGGCCTGCCGCTGTTTTTCGGTTTCCTTGCCAAGGAGGAGATCTATGCGGCGCTTGCCGCCGGCAATCCACGCGCCGTGTTTTTTACCGGCCTCGCCGTAATCGGCAACGCGCTGATGTTCGCTATCGCCTTCGCCGTGGCGCTGAAACCCTTCCTCGGCCCTGATGTCGAGACACCGAAACATGCCCACGAAGGACCGGTGACGCTCTGGCTGGGCCCGGTCGTTCTGTCCGTGCTCGGCCTGGCGGCTGCACTCTTTTCCGGCGTGGCGCATCGTTACATCTCCTCGCCGATGGCAAGCGCGATCACCGCCCAGAAGATCGTCATCGACATTTCGACCATGCCGCATCTCGGCGTGCCCCTGCTTCTGTCGGTGGTCACCGTTATCCTCGGCGCGCTCGCCTTCTGGCGGCTGACGGACCTGCGGGCCTTCATGGTGCGGGCGGTGGAAAGCCTTGGCCCCGGCCCGGACCGCGGTTTCGACCATTTCGTCTCCGGCCTGGTGCGGCTTTCGGGCGTCGTCACCCGCCTCGTCCAGCCGGGCCGGCTGGAAATCTACATCACCGCCACCTTCATCCTGCTGGCCGTGACGCTGCTCGTCCCGCCTTTCGTGTTCGGCGAACTGCCGGCAATGCCTAGGTGGCCGGAGCAATTGCTGGTCCAGGAAGCGGCATTCTTCGCAATCGCGGTGATCGGCCTCGTCGCCGTGCTGCGTGCAAAGGATCGGCTGACGGCGATCGTTTCGCTCGGCATCCAGGGTTTTGCCGTCGCCGTCATCTTCCTGCTGTTCGGCGCGCCGGACCTGTCGTTCACCCAGTTCATGGTCGAGACCCTGTCGGTCGTCATCCTGGCGCTGGTGATGACACGGCTGCGGCTCTCGCCCCGCGACCACCGGCCTCTGGGGCAATCGCTCTTCGACGGGACGATTGCGGTCGCCTGCGGCCTCGGCTTCACGCTGCTCCTCTTGAAGTCGACCGAGGCGCCGTTCGATACCCTGCTCACCGACTTCTTCAACGCTTATTCCAAGACCGTCGCCCACGGCGCCAACGTCGTCAACGTCATCATCGTCGACTTCCGCGGCACCGATACGCTGGGCGAGATCGCGGTGGTGATGGTGACCGGGCTGGCGGTGCTGGCGCTGATCCGGGTGAGGGCGGGCAAAAAGGTTGCGGACGACAAAATGGAGACGCGGCGTTGA
- a CDS encoding Na+/H+ antiporter subunit B codes for MNTLILRTVAPFLTALMLLFSVFVLLRGHNEPGGGFIGGLIAASALAIYGIAFGVPAVRRAIRFHPMAIAGAGLLLATLSGLISIVSGVPFMTGLWVYPVIFEVEVPLSTVMSFDIGVYLVVVGAITSIALALEQEPGSDAEGGD; via the coding sequence ATGAACACCCTCATCCTGCGCACCGTCGCGCCCTTCCTCACCGCCCTGATGCTGCTGTTTTCCGTCTTCGTCCTGCTGCGTGGCCACAACGAACCCGGTGGCGGGTTCATCGGCGGGTTGATCGCGGCGTCGGCGCTGGCGATCTACGGCATCGCCTTCGGCGTGCCTGCGGTGCGCCGTGCGATCCGGTTCCACCCGATGGCGATTGCCGGCGCCGGCCTGCTGCTTGCGACGCTCTCCGGCCTGATCTCGATCGTGTCCGGCGTGCCGTTCATGACCGGGCTCTGGGTCTATCCCGTCATCTTCGAGGTCGAAGTGCCGCTCTCGACGGTGATGTCCTTCGATATCGGCGTCTACCTGGTGGTCGTCGGGGCGATTACCTCGATTGCGCTGGCGCTCGAACAGGAGCCGGGCTCGGACGCGGAGGGAGGGGACTGA
- a CDS encoding Na+/H+ antiporter subunit C — protein MEALFSILIGLFFAAAIYLLLSKHTVRILLGVVLLGNAVNLLLFTTGRLTREVPPIIPAGMDTLSSNAANPLPQALILTAIVISFSFFAFLLVLTYRAYQELGTDDTDEMRLAEPRDEQLPPLGY, from the coding sequence ATGGAAGCGCTGTTCTCGATCCTGATCGGCCTGTTCTTTGCCGCCGCGATCTACCTTCTGCTGTCGAAGCACACCGTGCGCATCCTGCTCGGCGTGGTGCTGCTCGGCAATGCGGTCAACCTGTTGCTGTTCACCACCGGCAGGCTTACCCGCGAAGTGCCGCCGATCATCCCGGCCGGCATGGACACGCTGTCGTCGAACGCCGCCAATCCTCTGCCGCAGGCGCTGATCCTGACGGCGATCGTCATCTCGTTCTCCTTCTTCGCCTTCCTTCTGGTGCTGACCTATCGCGCCTACCAGGAGCTCGGCACCGACGATACCGACGAGATGCGGCTGGCCGAACCGCGGGACGAGCAGCTTCCGCCGCTGGGGTATTGA
- a CDS encoding Na+/H+ antiporter subunit D, translating into MATPAIDLSAALVLAAPPLADWLVVLPVALMIGFGAVLMMVRKSVRLHGGIAIAGLALLVILDAGLLWRVWSHGPVTMVMGRWLPPFGIAFTADLFGAVMALAAAIVALAGGIFALRDIDASGRRYGFYPFLMLLVAGVTGAFLTGDIFNLYVWFEVLLISSFGLLILGSEPEQIDGALKYAILNLIGTTLFLIAVGYLYAVLGTLNMADIARKAAGLRGTAPLTTLTALFILAFAMKAAAFPVNFWLPASYHTPRVVVSALFGGLLTKIGIYSLIRVTIMLFPVEREELSLVVAISAALTMLVGALGALAQNDIRRLMGYVVIAGIGNMMAGVAIGTPAAVSGAIFYALHSVVTMTALYLVAGEAGRLGGTWALSGLGGLYRRAPWFSGAAFLLFLAASGLPPLSGLWPKVALLKASLDIGAWWLAAAILVSAFLITLALARVFLLAFWRPQPDPVPEAAAPADWRIALPLGCLTALVVLFGLLPEPLLDLAQTAAEGLGEPAAYIHSVFPGGTAR; encoded by the coding sequence ATGGCCACCCCAGCAATCGATCTCTCCGCAGCCCTCGTCCTCGCCGCTCCGCCGCTTGCCGACTGGCTTGTCGTTCTCCCCGTCGCCCTGATGATCGGCTTCGGCGCCGTCTTGATGATGGTGCGCAAGTCCGTCCGCCTGCATGGCGGCATCGCGATTGCCGGCCTGGCTCTCCTCGTCATCCTCGACGCCGGCCTGCTGTGGCGCGTCTGGAGCCATGGTCCGGTCACCATGGTGATGGGCCGCTGGCTACCGCCCTTCGGCATTGCGTTCACCGCCGACCTTTTTGGCGCGGTCATGGCGCTCGCCGCGGCGATCGTTGCCCTTGCCGGCGGCATATTCGCATTGCGCGATATCGACGCGAGCGGCCGGCGCTACGGCTTTTACCCGTTCCTGATGCTGCTGGTGGCCGGCGTCACGGGCGCCTTTCTGACCGGCGACATCTTCAACCTCTATGTCTGGTTCGAGGTGCTGCTGATCTCGTCCTTCGGCCTTTTGATCCTCGGCTCCGAGCCGGAGCAGATCGACGGCGCGCTGAAATACGCAATCCTCAACCTGATCGGCACGACCCTGTTCCTGATCGCGGTCGGTTATCTCTATGCGGTCCTCGGCACGCTCAACATGGCCGATATCGCCCGCAAGGCGGCGGGTCTGCGCGGCACCGCGCCGCTGACGACGCTGACGGCACTGTTCATCCTCGCCTTCGCCATGAAAGCCGCCGCCTTTCCGGTCAATTTCTGGCTGCCGGCCTCCTATCATACGCCGCGGGTGGTCGTGTCGGCGCTGTTCGGCGGGCTGCTTACCAAGATCGGCATCTATTCGCTGATCCGCGTCACCATCATGCTCTTCCCCGTCGAGCGCGAGGAATTGAGCCTCGTCGTCGCCATATCGGCGGCGCTCACCATGCTGGTCGGCGCGCTCGGCGCACTGGCGCAGAACGATATCCGCAGGCTCATGGGCTACGTGGTCATTGCCGGCATCGGCAACATGATGGCGGGCGTGGCGATCGGTACGCCGGCGGCCGTCAGTGGCGCCATCTTCTATGCGCTGCATTCGGTGGTGACCATGACCGCGCTCTATCTGGTGGCGGGCGAAGCCGGCCGGCTCGGCGGCACCTGGGCGCTCTCCGGCCTCGGCGGGCTTTACCGGAGGGCGCCGTGGTTTTCGGGCGCCGCCTTCCTGCTGTTCCTCGCCGCCTCCGGCCTGCCGCCGCTCTCCGGCCTGTGGCCCAAGGTGGCGCTCCTGAAAGCTTCGCTCGATATCGGCGCCTGGTGGCTGGCGGCCGCGATCCTCGTCTCCGCCTTCCTGATCACGCTGGCGCTCGCCCGGGTCTTCCTGCTTGCTTTCTGGCGGCCGCAGCCCGACCCTGTTCCGGAGGCCGCCGCTCCGGCGGATTGGCGCATCGCCCTGCCGCTCGGCTGCCTGACGGCGCTCGTCGTCCTTTTCGGTCTGCTGCCGGAGCCGCTGCTCGATCTGGCCCAGACGGCGGCGGAGGGGCTCGGCGAACCGGCGGCCTATATCCATTCGGTCTTCCCGGGAGGGACAGCGCGATGA
- a CDS encoding Na+/H+ antiporter subunit E, with protein MITYILSLVFAVVWVTVTGSATLHNLIFGFALSTLALWIVRDEMGARGYWRRLGRILSLLTLFLKELALSAWKVAVLVMSPRMDLKPGIFAFPLTVTRDFEITLLANLITLTPGTLSVDVSEDRKTLFVHAIDCSDVEATKRDIADGFERKIMEAFR; from the coding sequence ATGATCACCTATATCCTGTCTCTGGTGTTTGCCGTCGTCTGGGTCACTGTTACCGGCAGCGCGACGCTGCACAACCTGATCTTCGGTTTTGCGCTGTCGACGCTGGCGCTCTGGATCGTCCGCGACGAGATGGGCGCCCGCGGCTATTGGCGGCGGCTCGGCCGCATCCTGTCGCTGCTCACCCTGTTCCTGAAGGAGTTGGCGCTGTCGGCCTGGAAGGTGGCGGTGCTGGTGATGAGCCCGCGCATGGACCTGAAGCCCGGCATCTTCGCCTTTCCGCTGACCGTGACCCGCGATTTCGAGATCACCCTGCTTGCCAACCTGATCACGCTGACGCCGGGCACGCTGTCGGTCGACGTCTCCGAGGACCGCAAGACGCTGTTCGTCCACGCGATCGATTGTTCCGATGTCGAGGCCACGAAACGGGATATCGCCGACGGCTTCGAGCGCAAGATCATGGAGGCGTTCCGATGA
- a CDS encoding cation:proton antiporter: MTTAEMILSYAVWLALVVLCVSFLLTVWRVIRGPTLPDRVVALDMLTGIVIGFIALIAIRTGFTLYIDIAISLGLVGFLATVAFARFILSRGGRETPRPDMMKTFTASVPEPRRKSAARRTPGTGPAVRRKAKK; encoded by the coding sequence ATGACGACGGCTGAAATGATCCTCTCCTATGCGGTCTGGCTGGCGCTCGTGGTGCTCTGCGTCTCCTTCCTGCTCACCGTCTGGCGGGTAATCAGGGGCCCGACGCTTCCCGATCGGGTCGTGGCGCTCGACATGCTGACTGGCATCGTCATCGGCTTCATCGCCCTGATCGCCATCCGTACTGGCTTCACGCTCTATATCGATATCGCCATCTCGCTTGGCCTGGTCGGGTTCCTGGCGACCGTCGCCTTTGCACGCTTCATCCTGTCGCGCGGCGGTCGGGAAACGCCGAGGCCGGACATGATGAAGACGTTCACGGCATCGGTGCCCGAACCGCGGCGCAAATCCGCAGCAAGGCGCACGCCCGGCACCGGACCGGCCGTCAGGCGGAAGGCGAAGAAATGA
- the mnhG gene encoding monovalent cation/H(+) antiporter subunit G — MMDILLATITALLILGGAGFALVAAIGLNRLPDLYTRMHAASKAGTVGSGLLLLAVGVHAADLLTFARALAGFFFFVLTAPISAHLLAMAAHKIGYPLYAESVRDEMKDYDKRI; from the coding sequence ATGATGGATATCCTGCTGGCCACGATAACCGCCCTTCTGATCCTTGGCGGCGCCGGGTTCGCACTGGTGGCGGCAATCGGCCTCAACCGGTTGCCGGATCTCTATACCCGGATGCATGCGGCATCGAAGGCCGGCACGGTTGGCTCCGGGCTGCTGCTGCTGGCGGTCGGCGTCCATGCGGCCGATCTGCTGACATTTGCGAGAGCCCTTGCAGGCTTCTTCTTCTTCGTGCTGACCGCGCCGATTTCGGCGCATCTGCTCGCTATGGCAGCACATAAGATCGGATATCCACTTTACGCTGAGTCCGTCCGGGATGAAATGAAGGATTACGATAAGCGAATATAA
- a CDS encoding MucR family transcriptional regulator, which translates to MTDIALGKSPDLLVELTADIVAAYVSNHVVPVSDLSNLIADVHTALSNTSSPAPVVAAIEKPKPPVPIKKSIEDDYLICLEDGQKFKSLKRHLMTHYNMTPEEYREKWGLPADYPMVAPAYAEARSRLAKEMGLGQRRKRAKA; encoded by the coding sequence ATGACAGACATCGCATTGGGCAAAAGCCCCGATCTGCTGGTAGAGTTGACCGCAGATATTGTGGCGGCCTATGTGAGCAACCATGTGGTGCCCGTCAGCGATCTTTCGAACTTGATCGCGGACGTGCATACGGCGTTGAGCAACACCTCTTCGCCGGCACCGGTTGTAGCGGCCATTGAAAAGCCGAAGCCTCCGGTTCCGATCAAGAAATCGATCGAAGACGACTACCTCATCTGCTTGGAGGACGGGCAGAAGTTCAAGTCGCTGAAGCGGCATCTGATGACCCATTACAACATGACGCCGGAAGAATATCGCGAGAAGTGGGGCCTGCCGGCCGACTATCCGATGGTGGCGCCCGCCTATGCGGAAGCCCGTTCCAGGCTCGCCAAGGAAATGGGACTCGGCCAGCGCCGCAAGCGCGCCAAGGCCTGA
- a CDS encoding helix-turn-helix domain-containing protein: MPFERYSEPSAPTSSARFSPPVPMDATAGTPRLPASLPLRSVCRIVRQMVCELVQLFGDRVMLRRDRRRLSCHVRQIAMYVCHVALQISMSDIGEAFGRDRTTVGHACHVVEDRRDDLAFDEFISAVERIVTAVFGLSEVVAHD; this comes from the coding sequence ATGCCTTTCGAGCGATATTCCGAGCCTTCCGCCCCGACGTCCTCGGCGCGATTTTCCCCGCCAGTGCCAATGGATGCGACTGCCGGTACGCCGCGGCTTCCCGCCAGCCTGCCGCTCAGGAGCGTCTGCCGCATCGTCCGTCAGATGGTCTGCGAACTGGTCCAGCTTTTCGGCGACCGGGTGATGCTGCGCCGCGACCGGCGCCGGCTATCCTGCCACGTGCGCCAAATCGCCATGTATGTCTGCCATGTGGCGCTCCAGATTTCGATGAGCGACATTGGAGAAGCGTTCGGCCGCGACCGCACCACCGTCGGCCATGCCTGCCACGTGGTCGAGGATCGCCGCGACGACCTTGCCTTTGACGAGTTCATCTCGGCGGTCGAGCGCATCGTTACCGCCGTTTTCGGCCTGTCGGAGGTGGTAGCCCATGACTGA
- a CDS encoding DUF6456 domain-containing protein produces the protein MTEAIGKSMTGKADIPDLKRHLLRLIRQLARGECAIETGEGAEVRLTGAEERLYPQAVIARARSLGLVQLSEGGRIAASVEASSFLRRALVTGEEAFVEQHGEIVVTSAEIDGARQPVRRNLAESPLGTIARMKDRDGKPFLPAEALEAGERLLVDFTRGQLQPRVTASWEPRLATRAKGSAGGQADIADSAMAARNRFSRAVDAMGPELSGVAMDVCCFAKGLETVERERQWPARSAKLMLRTALLALARHYAPPAPPKRRQSHHWGAEDFRPAL, from the coding sequence ATGACTGAGGCGATCGGGAAGTCCATGACCGGCAAGGCAGATATTCCGGACCTTAAACGGCATCTCCTGCGCCTGATCCGCCAGCTTGCCCGCGGCGAATGCGCGATCGAGACGGGCGAGGGCGCCGAAGTCCGCCTCACCGGAGCCGAGGAGCGGCTTTATCCGCAGGCGGTGATCGCGAGAGCCCGTTCGCTCGGGCTGGTGCAGCTTTCCGAAGGCGGCCGTATCGCCGCAAGTGTCGAGGCGTCCAGTTTTCTGCGCCGGGCGCTGGTGACGGGCGAGGAGGCTTTTGTCGAACAGCATGGCGAGATCGTCGTGACCTCCGCCGAGATCGACGGCGCCCGCCAACCGGTGCGCCGCAACCTGGCCGAATCACCGCTCGGCACGATCGCCCGGATGAAGGACCGCGACGGAAAACCCTTCCTGCCAGCCGAAGCCTTGGAGGCGGGAGAACGACTGCTCGTCGATTTCACCCGCGGCCAGCTCCAGCCGCGCGTCACCGCCTCCTGGGAGCCGCGGCTCGCCACCCGCGCCAAGGGCAGCGCCGGCGGCCAGGCCGACATCGCCGACAGCGCGATGGCCGCCCGAAACCGTTTTTCGAGGGCGGTGGACGCGATGGGACCGGAACTTTCCGGCGTCGCGATGGATGTCTGCTGCTTTGCCAAGGGGCTGGAGACGGTGGAACGCGAACGCCAATGGCCGGCGCGCTCGGCCAAACTCATGCTGCGCACCGCGCTGCTGGCGCTCGCCCGCCATTATGCCCCGCCGGCTCCGCCAAAACGCCGCCAGAGCCATCATTGGGGCGCGGAAGATTTCCGGCCGGCGTTGTGA
- a CDS encoding winged helix-turn-helix transcriptional regulator, translated as MPHQESTFQKPGNREDTRSCEPISRMLARISDKWTLLVVRVLGNGPLRFNALKREIGEISQKMLASTLRDLEENGFVTRTVTPTTPPQVEYALTDLGRDFWEPVQALADWTHANSPRIDAARAAYAANRAAR; from the coding sequence ATGCCTCATCAAGAAAGCACTTTTCAGAAACCAGGTAACCGCGAGGATACCAGGTCCTGCGAGCCCATCAGCCGCATGCTGGCCCGGATCAGCGACAAGTGGACGCTTCTGGTCGTGCGCGTTCTGGGTAACGGCCCTCTTCGCTTCAATGCGCTGAAGCGCGAGATCGGCGAGATCAGCCAGAAAATGCTGGCTTCCACTCTTCGCGATCTTGAGGAGAATGGTTTCGTGACGCGGACGGTCACCCCGACGACGCCTCCGCAGGTGGAATATGCCCTGACAGACCTCGGCCGGGATTTTTGGGAGCCAGTGCAGGCACTGGCCGACTGGACCCATGCGAATTCCCCGAGGATCGACGCCGCCCGCGCCGCTTATGCAGCGAACCGGGCAGCGCGTTAG
- a CDS encoding NADPH-dependent FMN reductase: MVPKPKIAVVIGSTRPTRFADRPAQWMLKQAQARDDIEVELVDLRDHPLPFFDEMASNMWMPSQNPQAVRWQETVGRFDGYIFVVAEYNHSLTGVLKNALDQAYKEWNRKPFTAIGYGGTGASRAVEHLRGIGVELQMVSTHAAVHIGGGDFMAVAPRGGNKPIEEIEANLLPSAKTALDELVWWAKATMAAKAAEA; encoded by the coding sequence ATGGTTCCGAAGCCAAAAATCGCGGTCGTCATCGGCTCTACCCGCCCCACCCGCTTTGCCGACAGGCCGGCACAGTGGATGTTGAAGCAGGCGCAGGCGCGTGACGACATCGAGGTCGAACTGGTCGATCTGCGCGACCATCCGCTGCCGTTCTTTGACGAGATGGCCTCGAACATGTGGATGCCGAGCCAAAACCCGCAAGCTGTGCGCTGGCAGGAAACCGTCGGCCGCTTCGACGGCTACATTTTCGTGGTCGCGGAGTACAATCATTCGCTCACCGGCGTGCTCAAGAACGCCCTCGATCAGGCTTACAAGGAATGGAACCGGAAGCCCTTTACCGCCATCGGTTACGGCGGCACGGGCGCGTCGCGCGCCGTGGAACACCTGCGCGGCATCGGGGTCGAGCTGCAGATGGTATCGACCCACGCCGCCGTCCATATCGGCGGCGGAGACTTCATGGCGGTCGCCCCCAGGGGCGGCAACAAGCCGATCGAGGAGATCGAGGCAAATCTGCTGCCTTCGGCCAAAACGGCGCTCGACGAACTGGTCTGGTGGGCAAAGGCCACAATGGCCGCCAAAGCAGCGGAAGCCTGA